From Phragmites australis chromosome 5, lpPhrAust1.1, whole genome shotgun sequence, a single genomic window includes:
- the LOC133919875 gene encoding THO complex subunit 5A-like, producing the protein MAAEAMDVEAPARPPPTASAAKFRSPHDLLAETRASIEKVAARMLAIKRDGTPKSELRDLVTQMSLLLITLRQVNREILMEEDRVKGETEAAKAPVDSTTLQLHNLLYEKNHYVKAIRGCLDFQTKYPGIELVPEEEFHRAAPADIRDKTLAADAAHDLMLKRLNFELVQRKELCKLHDKLEKQRSSLLDTIANQKKFLSSLPSHLKSLKKASVPVQQQLGMQHTKKLKQQHAAELLPTPLYIAYTQLLGQKEAFGENIEVEITGSTKDAQIFAQQQVKKKNGTLLNGDNNRIDDDVIDEEEDSQRRRSRSKKNVVKEANNPAVAYQLHPLKIILHVYDTEDSGTKCCKLITLRFEYLAKLNVVCVGIEDSEGLDNNNILCNLFPDDTGIELPHQMAKIYAGDAPNFSDKDSRPYKWVQHLAGIDFLPEVPPSVGDDSNRALNSADLSSGLALYRQQNRAQTILQRIRSRKVAQMALMWQLDYLTKLKWPRIEHKNTPWASRTPLCSLHSWSLTGSFPEPSPRSSLMMSGAASSVDNDIERRYVTHWEETGTREDGELPVVILAENEPNGSGSTMLLPEVSPEVRSHYRGLSLISKSATPSKLSISLSFGRNENDLDLLMYSDSELEDQPCTHEETEKGSLTKNKSWEDYASREFTMVLSKTLKNGPKVMLEAKVNISMEYPLRPPLFILRLLSEKSETSKWHNDLRAMEAEVNLHILRSLPSSCEDDILTHQVMCLAMLFDMHFDEDYKKRKVTSVIDVGLCKPVSGTMLTRSVRGRDRRQTIYWSGADRPSSYL; encoded by the exons ATGGCGGCGGAAGCCATGGACGTCGAGGCACCGGCTAGACCGCCGCCCACCGCCTCGGCCGCCAAGTTCCGCTCCCCGCACGACCTCCTCGCTGAGACCCGCGCCTCCATAGAGAAGGTCGCCGCCCGGATGCTGGCCATCAAGAGGGACGGCACCCCCAAGTCAGAGCTCCGCGACCTCGTCACCCAGATGTCGCTTCTCCTCATCACGCTACGCCAA GTGAACAGGGAGATACTGATGGAGGAGGACAGGGTGAAGGGGGAGACGGAGGCCGCAAAGGCGCCGGTGGACTCCACGACGCTGCAGCTGCATAACCTGCTGTACGAGAAGAACCACTATGTGAAGGCCATAAGGGGGTGCCTTGATTTCCAGACGAAGTACCCGGGGATAGAGCTCGTACCCGAGGAGGAGTTCCACCGTGCCGCACCAGCGGACATCCGTGACAAGACCCTCGCTGCTGACGCAGCCCATGATCTCATGCTCAAGCGCCTCAACTTCGAGCTCGTCCAG CGGAAAGAGTTGTGCAAGCTACATGACAAATTGGAAAAACAGAGGAGCAGCTTGCTGGACACAATTGCAAATCAGAAAAAGTTCCTTTCAAGCCTTCCATCACATTTGAAATCACTGAAGAAAGCATCAGTGCcagtgcagcagcagctgggCATGCAGCATACCAAGAAACTAAAGCAGCAACATGCTGCTGAGTTGCTTCCAACTCCTCTTTATATAGCATACACTCAGTTATTAGGACAGAAAGAAGCATTTGGAGAGAATATTGAAGTAGAGATCACGGGAAGCACAAAGGATGCCCAAATATTTGCTCAACAGCAAGTCAAGAAGAAAAATG GCACCTTATTAAATGGCGACAACAACAGAATTGATGATGATGTaattgatgaagaagaagattctcagcgaagaagatcaagatccaaaaagaatgTGGTGAAGGAAGCTAATAATCCTGCAGTGGCATATCAGCTTCATCCACTTAAAATTATTCTCCATGTATATGATACTGAAGATTCTGGTACCAAATGTTGTAAACTCATCACCCTGAGGTTTGAATACTTGGCGAAGTTGAATGTTGTCTGTGTTGGAATTGAAGATTCAGAGGGTCTGGACAATAATAATATCTTGTGCAACCTATTTCCAGATGACACTGGTATAGAGTTACCGCACCAG ATGGCTAAGATTTACGCCGGGGATGCTCCAAACTTCAGTGACAAGGATTCACGGCCATACAAATGGGTACAACATCTAGCTGGTATCGACTTCTTGCCAGAAGTGCCTCCATCTGTTGGCGATGATTCTAACAGAGCATTGAACAGTGCTGACTTGTCATCTGGGCTTGCTCTATACCGTCAACAGAATCGTGCACAGACTATTTTGCAGAGAATCCGCTCGAGGAAAGTTGCACAGATGGCTCTTAT GTGGCAACTTGATTATTTGACAAAGCTGAAGTGGCCTCGAATAGAACATAAGAATACACCATGGGCATCACGCACCCCATTGTGTAGTCTGCATAGTTGGTCATTGACAGGTTCTTTTCCTGAGCCATCGCCTCGTTCTAGTTTGATGATGAGTGGGGCTGCAAGCAGTGTTGACAATGATATAGAAAGAAGATATGTGACACACTGGGAAGAAACTGGTACCAGGGAGGATGGGGAGCTTCCGGTTGTCATTCTTGCTGAGAACGAGCCAAATGGTTCTGGTTCTACAATGTTGCTACCGGAGGTGTCACCTGAGGTTCGGAGCCATTATAGAGGCTTATCGCTAATATCAAAGAGTGCAACACCATCTAAGCTAAGCATCTCACTCAGTTTTGGTAGAAATGAGAATGATCTTGATCTCTTGATGTATAGTGACAGCGAGTTGGAGGACCAGCCGtgcacacatgaagaaactGAAAAAGGTAGCCTCACTAAAAACAAATCCTGGGAGGACTATGCTTCCAGGGAGTTTACTATGGTCTTGAGTAAAACTCTGAAGAATGGTCCAAAAGTTATGCTGGAAGCCAAG GTTAACATAAGCATGGAATATCCTCTTAGGCCTCCCCTTTTCATATTACGTTTGCTCTCTGAAaagtctgaaacttcaaaatgGCACAATGACCTTCGTGCAATGGAAGCAGAG GTGAATCTTCACATCCTTCGAAGTCTACCTTCGTCATGTGAGGATGATATACTGACTCACCAAGTTATGTGCCTGGCTATGCTGTTTGATATGCATTTTGATGAGGAttataagaaaagaaaagttaCTTCGGTGATTGATGTTGGCCTCTGCAAACCTGTTAGTGGAACTATGCTTACTAGATCAGTTAGGGGAAGAGACCGTAGGCAGACTATTTATTGGAGTGGTGCTGATCGCCCTTCCAGTTATTTGTAG
- the LOC133919876 gene encoding G-type lectin S-receptor-like serine/threonine-protein kinase At5g35370, with protein sequence MGSPMPMRLPLVVLLLLGVVSLRVRAGKVATELVKPDFTASYLLFIDTYGVFLASTSGAFQAVVYNPASQQDRYYLAVLHAPSKTCVWVANRAVPITDRAAPLHLTARGISVEDPNGTVVWSTPPFGAPVAALRLDNSGNLALLDGRNATLWQSFDRPTDSIVSSQRLPVGGILTSAASDSDLSEGDYRLNVTAADAVLTWMGSLYWRLSNDVNSIKDHDGAVAYMAVNGTGLYLFAADGGVVIQVALPAAELRIVKLGYDGKLLVASFASANSSSTPMGGGFEVPSGGCDLPLSCGALGLCTPKGCTCPPLFAASHDSGCAPSNGSTVLSVSSCGDATGGRSFPVSYVSLGNGVTYYAIKFAPPALAGDNISSCQELCTSNCACLGYFYDDSSLSCYLVLHQLGSFINTNSTGGSDKLGYIKVQSSQAPSSSNSSSSNSTLIAILLPTIIAFVLIVVVSAVVITSWRKERRRAGRHPSRSRDLQLRRQRSPSDSAHLVREIVDDGDDIVIPGLPTRFTHDEIEDITNSFRIKIGAGGFGAVYKGELPDGSLVAVKKIQGVGMQGKREFCTEIAVIGNIHHINLVRLRGFCTEGQRRLLVYEYMNRGSLDRSLFRPTGPLLEWKERIDVAIGAARGLAYLHFGCDQRIIHCDVKPENILLADGGQVKIADFGLAKLLTPEQSGLFTTMRGTRGYLAPEWLSNAPITDRTDVYSFGMVLLELVRGRKNRSEHVSDVGGGEASDSSNGTTGSSSRAAKSDYFPLAALEGHEARRYAELADPRLQGRVVAEEVERVVKVALCCLHEDPHLRPSMAVVAGMLEGTMELWEPRVQSLGFLRLYGRGFTGPADGGGSGIKLNQMWSVGDRSGTTSLTTMSGWPSYMSSSQLSGPR encoded by the coding sequence ATGGGCTCACCGATGCCGATGCGCCTCCCCCTCGTCGTCCTGCTTCTCCTCGGCGTCGTGTCGCTCCGGGTCCGCGCCGGCAAGGTCGCCACGGAGCTCGTCAAACCGGACTTCACGGCGTCGTACCTGCTCTTCATCGACACCTACGGCGTGTTCCTCGCGTCCACGAGCGGCGCGTTCCAGGCCGTGGTGTACAACCCGGCAAGCCAGCAGGACCGGTACTACCTCGCCGTGCTGCACGCGCCGTCCAAGACCTGCGTTTGGGTCGCCAACCGCGCTGTGCCCATCACCGaccgcgccgcgccgctgcATCTCACAGCGCGCGGGATCTCCGTCGAGGACCCCAACGGCACCGTCGTGTGGTCCACGCCGCCGTTCGGGGCTCCGGTGGCCGCGCTCCGGCTCGACAACTCCGGCAACCTCGCGCTGCTCGACGGGAGGAACGCCACGCTCTGGCAGTCATTCGACCGTCCCACGGACTCGATCGTGTCGTCCCAGCGGCTTCCCGTCGGGGGGATCTTGACGTCCGCCGCATCGGACTCGGACTTGTCGGAGGGGGACTACCGTCTCAACGTGACGGCGGCCGACGCCGTGCTCACGTGGATGGGCTCCCTGTACTGGCGGCTGTCGAATGACGTCAACTCCATCAAGGACCACGATGGCGCCGTTGCGTACATGGCCGTGAACGGCACCGGGTTGTACCTCTTTGCGGCGGACGGCGGTGTCGTTATTCAGGTGGCGTTGCCGGCAGCCGAGCTGCGGATTGTTAAGCTGGGCTATGATGGGAAGCTGCTGGTCGCAAGCTTCGCGTCGGCGAACTCGTCGTCAACGCCGATGGGCGGCGGCTTCGAGGTGCCGAGCGGTGGATGCGATCTGCCGCTTTCCTGTGGCGCGCTCGGGCTCTGCACGCCCAAGGGCTGCACGTGCCCGCCTCTGTTCGCAGCGTCGCACGACAGCGGCTGCGCGCCGTCCAACGGCTCCACTGTGCTTTCCGTATCCTCCTGCGGCGACGCAACTGGTGGCAGAAGCTTCCCGGTTTCGTACGTCAGCCTTGGCAATGGCGTCACGTACTACGCCATCAAGTTCGCGCCGCCGGCCTTGGCCGGCGACAACATTTCGTCATGCCAGGAACTCTGCACCAGCAACTGCGCCTGCCTCGGCTACTTCTACGACGACTCCTCGTTGTCCTGCTACTTGGTACTGCACCAGCTCGGGTCCTTCATAAACACCAACTCCACCGGTGGCTCCGACAAGCTCGGGTACATCAAGGTCCAGAGCTCGCAGGCACCGAGTTCATCCAACAGTTCATCTTCAAACAGCACCCTCATCGCCATCCTGCTCCCGACAATCATCGCGTTTGTGCTCATCGTCGTCGTCAGCGCCGTCGTAATCACGTCGTGGCGTAAGGAAAGGCGGCGCGCGGGGAGGCACCCGTCGCGCTCCAGGGACCTGCAGCTCCGGCGGCAGCGGTCGCCGTCAGACTCAGCGCACCTCGTGCGCGAGATTgtcgacgacggcgacgacatCGTCATCCCTGGCCTCCCGACCAGGTTCACGCACGACGAGATCGAGGACATCACCAACAGCTTCCGCATCAAGATCGGCGCCGGCGGGTTCGGAGCTGTGTACAAAGGTGAGCTCCCGGACGGCTCGCTGGTGGCCGTGAAGAAGATCCAGGGCGTCGGGATGCAGGGCAAGCGCGAGTTCTGCACCGAGATCGCTGTCATTGGCAACATCCACCACATCAACCTCGTCCGGCTCCGCGGCTTCTGCACCGAGGGCCAGCGCCGCCTCCTTGTGTACGAGTACATGAATCGCGGCTCCCTCGACCGGTCGCTGTTCCGGCCCACCGGCCCTCTGTTGGAGTGGAAAGAGCGGATAGACGTCGCCATCGGGGCAGCGAGGGGCCTCGCGTACCTCCACTTCGGCTGCGACCAGAGGATCATCCACTGCGACGTCAAGCCGGAGAACATCCTGCTCGCGGACGGCGGTCAGGTGAAGATCGCCGACTTCGGGCTGGCGAAACTCCTCACGCCGGAGCAGTCCGGCCTCTTCACGACGATGCGGGGCACGCGCGGGTACCTCGCGCCGGAGTGGCTCAGCAACGCACCCATCACCGACCGCAccgacgtgtacagcttcgggATGGTGCTCCTGGAGCTCGTGCGCGGTCGCAAGAACCGCAGCGAGCACGTAAGCGatgtcggcggcggcgaggcttCCGATTCCTCGAACGGCACAACAGGCAGCTCGTCGCGCGCCGCGAAAAGCGACTACTTCCCCCTCGCCGCGCTGGAGGGGCACGAGGCCAGGCGGTACGCAGAGCTAGCCGACCCGCGGCTGCAGGGGCGGGTAGTCGCCGAGGAGGTGGAGAGGGTGGTGAAGGTAGCATTGTGTTGCCTCCACGAGGACCCGCACCTGCGGCCGAGTATGGCGGTCGTGGCCGGCATGCTCGAGGGCACCATGGAGCTGTGGGAGCCGCGGGTGCAGTCGCTCGGGTTCCTCCGGCTGTATGGCCGGGGCTTCACCGGGCCGGCGGACGGCGGAGGCAGTGGCATCAAGCTCAACCAGATGTGGTCCGTCGGAGACCGGTCGGGGACGACGTCGCTGACGACGATGAGCGGGTGGCCGTCGTACATGTCGTCGTCTCAGCTCTCCGGGCCGAGATAG